Genomic window (Opitutales bacterium):
TTTCAGACTTGTGAACGCTTGTACACTATAAAATGCGATTATTCGAAATTTTTCTCCCCGCACTTCTGGTCATACCCGCAGCCGTTACCTGATGTTCTTGCATAGCCTCCAAAAGCGCAGCCTGCGTCTTCGGTGGAGTCCGATTGATTTCATCGGCTAACAAAATGTTGGCGAAGACCGGACCTTTGACAAAAACCATTTTCCTACCTTCATCCGTATCATGCAGGATCTCAGTACCTGTGATGTCGGTGGGCATCAAATCTGGAGTGAACTGGATCCGGCTGAAATCTAGATGAAAAACATCTGCTAGCGACTTTACTAAAAGCGTCTTGGCCAGACCGGGCGCACCCGTAAGCAGGCAGTGTCCGCCAGCAAACAATGCTAGGAGCATCTGCTCAATGACAGCATTTTGTCCGATCACTTTTTTACTCAACTCGCTGCGAATGCGTTGATGAGCTGTGGCTAATTCTTCGATGAGAGCCACTTCTTCGGCAGTCTCAGGTATTATTGGGGAATCACTCATTACCTTTAAGAAAGATTAGTTTCAACACACTCAATGCGTCATGACATAAAAGAGGATATTCAGGCCCATGGGGTAAGCACGTTTTTGAGAAAACTCTTCAAAATACCAACGACTGTCCCCTTCGCGTTCCCAGCCATCGCCGAGGTCTGTATTTTGGCAGATCAACATCATGAGTCGACCACGATCATCACTCACCCCCCAATAGCGCGGGACATTCCTTGGGCTACCTTCCCACGTTATCCCCTGGTCTCGTCCCTCTAAAGCACGTTCAATTGAGGGGACCTGAGGTTTCTCGCGAATATTAAACACGATATTGAAAATAGGATGGCTCAAGCTGAGCTCCTCGGGCTCGCGGCCCGGTAATAGGCGCTTCAGCTGACGACGTATGTTCTCCCAGGTGTCGTCTCCCCAAAAGTCATCAACCATGATGAAACCACCCCGATTCAAATAGTCACGTAATACAGCAATCTCATCATTTTCCAAATACCAATCCTGGCCACGGTCGCGCGGATCGATCATGTAAATAAACGGATACTCTAAGATTCTTCGGTCACTGGCCTCTAAAACCACAGGATCGGGATTCACCTGCAGTGAGGTCATCTCATGCATGCGGAATAAAAAGTTTAAATCGCTATCGGGATAATCCGTGCGCCAGTTTCCGTGATGACGAGTCCTCAACCGGACAAAGACGAATGCTTCATCTAGGAACGCTGGATCTATCTCCCAATTATTTCGACCGGTTTGGGAACTCTGTTGAATGGCAACCTGGGTCTCGATGCCAGAAAGGCAGCATGCAACGCATAACAAAAAACTGGTTAATCTATTCACCATTTAACTCCAGGAGAAGATAGAGAGCTTTCTTATAGCGCGGCACGCGCTCAAGGGCGGCGAGTAAAAATTCACGTGCAGATTCTACATCATCGTCTTTG
Coding sequences:
- a CDS encoding AAA family ATPase, with translation MSDSPIIPETAEEVALIEELATAHQRIRSELSKKVIGQNAVIEQMLLALFAGGHCLLTGAPGLAKTLLVKSLADVFHLDFSRIQFTPDLMPTDITGTEILHDTDEGRKMVFVKGPVFANILLADEINRTPPKTQAALLEAMQEHQVTAAGMTRSAGRKISNNRIL
- a CDS encoding DUF4159 domain-containing protein, coding for MVNRLTSFLLCVACCLSGIETQVAIQQSSQTGRNNWEIDPAFLDEAFVFVRLRTRHHGNWRTDYPDSDLNFLFRMHEMTSLQVNPDPVVLEASDRRILEYPFIYMIDPRDRGQDWYLENDEIAVLRDYLNRGGFIMVDDFWGDDTWENIRRQLKRLLPGREPEELSLSHPIFNIVFNIREKPQVPSIERALEGRDQGITWEGSPRNVPRYWGVSDDRGRLMMLICQNTDLGDGWEREGDSRWYFEEFSQKRAYPMGLNILFYVMTH